One Novipirellula galeiformis genomic window, CGATGGCGATGCGTTATCGATCGGCGGTAACCACTTTATCCATTGCCTGCGCCGCAACCTCGACATCAATATCGTGCTGTTCAATAACCGCATCTACGGTTTGACCAAGGGCCAATACAGCCCGACCAGCAGCGAAGGCCAAGTCACCAAGAGCACCCCGATGGGGTCGATCGATCATCCGCTTCACCCTTTGTCGGTCGCGCTTGCGGCGGAGGCGACGTTTGTCGCACGCAGCATCGATGCCCACGTCAAGCATCTCGGCGAAACGCTCAAGCGTGCCGCGGAGCACAAAGGCACGTCGCTGGTCGAGGTCTACCAAAACTGCAACGTGTTCAACGACGGCGCGATGGCGTACGCTCAAGAACGCAAGCAGCGAGCCGAAAATGTGGTTGAACTGGAGCACGGCAAGCCGTTGATCTTCGGTACCAATAACGACAAAGCGGTACGCTTGGTTGGTAATCATTTGGAAGTCGTTAACGTCGCCGATGTGCCCGCAGACGACTTGTTGATTCACGACGAAAAGGAAATGAACCCGTCGATCCAGATGATGCTCGCGCGGATGCGTTACCCCGAAATGCCCGAGCCGATCGGTGTGCTGCGAGCGGTCCAAGGCATTGCAACCTACAACGACCAAATCAACGATCAAGTCACCGCGGCCAAAGCGAAAAAAGGCGAGGGAGACCTACAAGCCTTGTTCAACTCGGGTGATACCTGGGAAGTCGCGTAACGAGTTGCCAACACTCGCCGCTGAAACGTTGCCATGTGAATTCAGCAGCGAGGCTATGATAATCCCTGGGGGTGTCCCCAGCCCCGGGAATCCGGAAACACGCCCCATAGGCGTTTCCGATTGAGTGAATCGCGTCGAGAGCCGAAGGAGTTTGGCGTGCTTGATCCGATACAGCGACCATCCATGCCCAAGGAGCCGAATATCGCCGAAGGATCGGAGCGATCGAGGGTTACCCTCTCTTGCGTTTCTTCGCATCGGC contains:
- a CDS encoding 2-oxoacid:ferredoxin oxidoreductase subunit beta is translated as MNLPVLKAADFASDQDVRWCPGCGDYSILAQMKKVLPELGVPREKTVFISGIGCSSRFPYYMNTYGMHSIHGRAPTFATGLKSTRPDLMVWVITGDGDALSIGGNHFIHCLRRNLDINIVLFNNRIYGLTKGQYSPTSSEGQVTKSTPMGSIDHPLHPLSVALAAEATFVARSIDAHVKHLGETLKRAAEHKGTSLVEVYQNCNVFNDGAMAYAQERKQRAENVVELEHGKPLIFGTNNDKAVRLVGNHLEVVNVADVPADDLLIHDEKEMNPSIQMMLARMRYPEMPEPIGVLRAVQGIATYNDQINDQVTAAKAKKGEGDLQALFNSGDTWEVA